One Nitrospira sp. DNA window includes the following coding sequences:
- a CDS encoding Oligopeptide transporter, with amino-acid sequence MRDRDAPRDSVDQPLIPASVTLPEITPKAVVLSIVLAAVLAGANAYLGLFAGMTVSASIPAAVVSMAVLRLFPRSNILENNIVQTAASSGEALAAGVIFTIPGLLLVGYWESFDYWQTFTLSLIGGVLGVLFTIPLRRALIVHARLRFPEGVATAEVLKVGASSDADAGGRLRVLLGAAAMGGCFKFAEGGLKLWSESLEGAVQLGRSTFYGGLNLSPALVAVGYIIGLNTAVVVFLGGAIGWLVLLPFYQTIIDQPGALTGMAAAKATWSGQIRYIGIGAMLVGGLWTLFQVRGPVLQSLQQLIALYGVHRRHRPQSTFLRTERDAGIGWLIGLTLLSLVPMVVLYQNLLGHNLWGGMGLTILMAVAAFLFSSVAGYMAGLVGSSSNPVSGVTIATIMLASLLLLGILGQGNPAGPAAALLVGAVVCCAAAMGGDNLQDLKTGHLVGATPWKQQVMQVIGVATGAVVIVPVLSLLQAKYGIGEATAAHPHPLSAPQATLMANLAKGVFGGSLPWHLVGVGMVLGVVVIGLDAGQARRKASFRLPVLAVALGIYLPLKLSATILLGGLLAEYARTGQTAAGPAAQDRGLLFAAGLVTGEALIGILLALPIALSSLWPSLSGDPFQLVAVPPLGGWPGLGALMFVGLLLLRAARTAVLPRKDGKIPY; translated from the coding sequence ATGCGAGACCGCGATGCGCCTCGGGACAGCGTCGACCAGCCTCTCATTCCCGCCTCGGTCACACTCCCGGAAATCACTCCGAAGGCCGTGGTGCTTTCAATTGTGCTCGCTGCCGTTCTCGCCGGGGCCAATGCCTATCTGGGGTTGTTCGCCGGTATGACGGTCTCGGCCTCGATTCCAGCCGCCGTCGTCTCCATGGCGGTGTTGCGCCTGTTCCCCCGCTCGAACATCCTGGAGAACAACATCGTTCAAACCGCGGCCTCATCAGGCGAGGCCCTGGCGGCCGGCGTGATTTTTACCATTCCGGGGCTGCTGCTGGTCGGGTATTGGGAATCGTTCGACTACTGGCAAACCTTTACCCTGTCGCTCATCGGGGGGGTGCTGGGTGTGTTGTTTACCATTCCGCTCCGCCGAGCCCTGATCGTCCATGCCAGGCTTCGCTTTCCGGAAGGTGTCGCGACCGCAGAGGTCTTGAAAGTCGGGGCCTCGTCGGATGCCGATGCCGGCGGCCGGTTGCGGGTGTTGCTGGGGGCCGCTGCCATGGGCGGTTGCTTCAAGTTTGCGGAGGGGGGCCTGAAACTCTGGAGCGAATCGTTGGAAGGGGCCGTTCAGCTTGGGCGCTCGACGTTCTATGGGGGACTCAACCTGTCACCGGCCCTGGTGGCCGTCGGGTACATCATCGGTCTCAACACGGCGGTGGTCGTGTTCCTTGGGGGCGCGATCGGGTGGCTGGTCTTGCTGCCGTTCTATCAGACGATCATCGACCAGCCAGGTGCTCTGACCGGCATGGCTGCGGCCAAGGCGACCTGGAGCGGACAGATTCGTTACATCGGCATCGGCGCCATGTTGGTGGGAGGGCTGTGGACCCTGTTTCAGGTTCGCGGGCCGGTCCTCCAAAGCCTTCAGCAACTCATCGCGCTATACGGGGTCCATCGGCGACATCGCCCGCAATCAACGTTCCTGCGCACCGAACGTGACGCGGGCATCGGCTGGTTGATCGGCCTGACCCTGCTGTCGCTGGTTCCCATGGTGGTCCTGTATCAGAACCTGTTGGGCCACAATCTGTGGGGTGGAATGGGGTTGACCATCCTGATGGCCGTGGCGGCGTTTCTCTTTTCTTCGGTGGCCGGTTATATGGCGGGGCTCGTCGGCAGTTCGAGCAATCCGGTCTCGGGCGTCACGATCGCCACGATCATGCTCGCCTCGTTGCTGTTGCTGGGGATCTTGGGGCAGGGCAATCCTGCCGGTCCTGCGGCGGCCTTGCTGGTGGGGGCCGTCGTCTGTTGCGCCGCTGCGATGGGAGGCGACAATCTCCAGGACCTCAAAACAGGACATCTGGTCGGCGCGACCCCTTGGAAGCAACAGGTGATGCAGGTTATCGGGGTGGCGACCGGCGCCGTCGTCATCGTGCCGGTGTTGTCCCTGCTGCAAGCGAAGTATGGGATCGGGGAGGCAACGGCCGCGCATCCCCATCCGCTCAGCGCCCCTCAGGCCACGCTCATGGCGAATCTCGCCAAAGGCGTCTTCGGAGGATCATTGCCCTGGCATCTCGTCGGAGTCGGAATGGTGCTGGGCGTCGTCGTGATCGGGCTCGACGCAGGTCAGGCGCGGCGGAAGGCTTCCTTCCGTCTTCCTGTATTAGCCGTGGCGCTCGGCATCTACCTGCCGCTGAAACTGTCGGCGACCATCCTCCTAGGTGGTCTTCTTGCCGAGTACGCGCGAACCGGTCAAACTGCCGCAGGCCCCGCCGCGCAGGATCGAGGCCTGTTGTTTGCCGCCGGGTTGGTGACGGGGGAGGCGTTGATCGGAATTTTGTTGGCCCTTCCGATCGCCCTCAGTTCCCTGTGGCCGTCGCTTTCCGGAGATCCGTTTCAATTGGTTGCCGTCCCGCCTCTGGGAGGTTGGCCGGGGCTCGGCGCACTGATGTTTGTAGGCCTGTTGCTCCTGCGCGCCGCTCGTACGGCAGTACTTCCTAGAAAAGATGGCAAGATTCCATATTGA
- a CDS encoding 23S rRNA (cytosine(1962)-C(5))-methyltransferase, giving the protein MTRFSTVPTAKVRLTAEREAPRYYGHLWVFDGHIAETIGTPAAGDLVDVYTNKKRFFGRGFYNPHSKIRVRLLTFQEEPIDDAFFAARLRAAATLRQAVASHTNACRLVHGESDLLPGLVVDRFADVAVMQVLGYGMDLRKELLGELLVQETGVRNVYLRNDAKSRTLEGLPLSKGFLRGEGGTTVNIHEGRAGFIVDIAEGQKTGWFCDQRENRLAAAVYAKDKTVLEAFCHSGAFGIQAALAGAQSVEGLDVSAAAVTLAQAHAAQNQVASRCRYRQADAFEELRVLERSTQRYGLVILDPPAFARSKQAVTHALAGYKEVNLRGLRLLHPGGVLVICSCSQPISEQDFWAMLQAAARDAHRQIRLLEQRGQGPDHPVLAGMPETRYLKCFIVQVF; this is encoded by the coding sequence ATGACACGATTTTCGACTGTGCCCACCGCCAAGGTTCGTCTGACAGCCGAACGCGAAGCACCGCGTTACTACGGCCACCTCTGGGTGTTTGACGGCCACATTGCCGAAACGATCGGCACTCCTGCCGCCGGGGATCTCGTCGATGTGTATACGAACAAGAAACGGTTTTTCGGCCGTGGCTTTTACAATCCCCATTCCAAGATCCGCGTCCGGTTGCTGACCTTTCAAGAGGAGCCGATCGACGATGCGTTTTTTGCCGCGCGCCTCCGCGCGGCGGCAACCCTTCGGCAGGCCGTCGCCTCCCATACCAATGCCTGCCGCCTCGTCCATGGAGAAAGCGACCTCCTGCCGGGCCTGGTCGTCGACCGGTTTGCCGATGTGGCGGTGATGCAGGTGCTGGGATACGGCATGGATCTGCGCAAGGAACTGTTGGGCGAGCTGCTGGTGCAGGAAACCGGCGTGAGGAACGTCTACCTTCGCAACGACGCCAAGAGCCGGACGTTGGAAGGCTTGCCCCTGTCGAAGGGATTTCTGCGAGGAGAGGGCGGTACGACCGTGAACATTCATGAGGGTAGGGCGGGATTCATCGTAGACATCGCCGAGGGACAGAAGACCGGCTGGTTCTGCGACCAGCGGGAGAACCGATTGGCTGCCGCGGTCTATGCGAAGGACAAGACGGTCTTGGAAGCATTTTGCCACAGCGGCGCTTTCGGCATCCAGGCGGCGCTCGCCGGGGCACAGTCGGTCGAGGGGTTGGATGTCAGCGCGGCTGCCGTCACGTTGGCCCAGGCGCATGCAGCACAGAATCAGGTGGCGTCGCGCTGCCGGTATCGCCAGGCCGATGCCTTCGAGGAATTACGTGTGCTTGAACGGAGCACCCAACGGTATGGTCTGGTCATCCTCGATCCGCCGGCCTTCGCGCGCAGCAAGCAGGCTGTCACCCATGCCTTGGCCGGGTACAAAGAGGTCAATCTGCGCGGACTCCGCCTGTTGCACCCGGGGGGCGTGCTCGTCATCTGTTCCTGCTCGCAGCCGATCAGCGAACAGGATTTCTGGGCCATGTTGCAGGCAGCGGCACGGGACGCTCACAGGCAGATTCGTCTGCTCGAACAGCGCGGCCAGGGGCCGGACCATCCCGTGCTCGCCGGCATGCCGGAAACACGTTATCTGAAATGTTTCATCGTCCAGGTGTTCTGA
- a CDS encoding alpha-keto acid decarboxylase family protein, whose amino-acid sequence MTRETIGTAVLNRLYRLGVRHIFGIPGDYVLSLYKLMESSPIRHVGTTREDCAGFAADAYARINGIGALCVTYCVGGLNTVNAIACAYAERSPVVLLTGSPGLSERARNPYLHHMVREFSTQREVFEKMTVAAVSLEDPITALREMDRAFAALLRYRRPIYLEIPRDMVHVPLAEASHKSGTQDEQTDHAALEEALAEVRTMLQSAKHPIILAGAEVGRFGLHDELTRLVERLNVPIASTLLGKSIIREDHPLYVGVYSGLVARDEVKEFVNDTDCLLILGSILSDVEDLDARSALFSDGHTIHATADRIAIKHHRYDSIRFEDFVKGLAGTHLPSFPTPQLPASQTFEDPLPPAQASVSLQGLFRHLDSVLDEKTLVIADVGESLFASVDLHVHRRFEFLSPAYYTSMGFAVPAAIGAGFADPSLRPIVLVGDGAFQMTGSELSTAVRYRQAPIVIVLNNRGYSTEREILEGPFNDVHEWRYERICELIGGGQGARVTTHGEFVQILGKALTDPSRPYVINVLLDPADRSPAMTRLARRLAKRLSTDRP is encoded by the coding sequence ATGACCAGAGAGACCATCGGGACCGCGGTCTTGAATCGACTCTACCGGCTCGGAGTCCGCCACATCTTCGGCATTCCGGGCGACTATGTCCTGAGCCTGTACAAATTGATGGAGTCCTCGCCCATCCGGCATGTGGGAACGACGAGGGAGGATTGCGCGGGCTTTGCCGCCGACGCCTATGCCCGCATCAACGGCATCGGCGCCCTCTGTGTGACCTATTGTGTCGGGGGGCTCAATACGGTCAATGCCATCGCCTGCGCCTATGCGGAACGGTCGCCCGTCGTATTGCTGACCGGGTCGCCGGGGCTGTCCGAGCGCGCGCGGAATCCCTACCTCCACCACATGGTGCGCGAGTTCTCGACCCAGCGCGAGGTGTTCGAAAAAATGACGGTGGCGGCGGTGAGCTTGGAAGACCCGATCACGGCGCTGCGTGAAATGGATCGGGCCTTTGCGGCCCTGTTGCGGTACCGGCGCCCGATCTATCTGGAGATTCCACGAGACATGGTGCATGTCCCGCTCGCCGAGGCATCGCACAAGAGCGGCACTCAGGATGAACAGACAGACCACGCAGCCTTGGAGGAAGCCCTGGCCGAAGTACGCACGATGCTGCAGTCGGCGAAGCATCCGATCATTCTGGCCGGGGCCGAAGTGGGGCGCTTCGGGCTGCATGATGAGCTGACCCGCCTCGTGGAACGCCTCAACGTGCCGATCGCCTCGACCCTTCTCGGCAAATCGATCATTCGCGAAGACCATCCGCTCTATGTCGGGGTCTACAGCGGGTTGGTCGCCCGTGACGAAGTGAAGGAGTTCGTGAACGACACCGATTGCCTGCTCATCCTCGGCTCGATCCTCTCCGACGTGGAAGATTTGGACGCCCGCAGCGCCCTATTCTCCGACGGCCACACCATCCATGCGACGGCGGATCGCATCGCCATCAAGCACCACCGGTATGACTCCATCCGGTTCGAAGACTTCGTGAAGGGACTGGCCGGCACCCACCTTCCTTCGTTTCCGACACCGCAGCTCCCGGCCTCACAGACATTCGAGGACCCGCTGCCGCCGGCGCAGGCCTCCGTCAGCCTCCAGGGGCTGTTTCGTCACCTCGACAGCGTCCTGGACGAAAAGACGCTGGTCATCGCCGATGTGGGAGAATCCCTGTTCGCCTCCGTCGATCTCCATGTCCACCGCCGTTTTGAGTTTCTGTCGCCCGCCTATTACACCTCGATGGGATTCGCCGTTCCGGCTGCCATCGGGGCGGGCTTCGCCGATCCCTCCTTGCGGCCGATCGTCCTGGTGGGTGACGGCGCCTTTCAGATGACGGGGTCGGAGCTGTCCACGGCGGTCCGTTATCGGCAGGCTCCGATCGTGATCGTCCTCAACAACCGCGGCTATTCGACCGAGCGCGAGATTCTGGAAGGCCCGTTCAATGATGTCCATGAATGGCGCTATGAGCGGATCTGTGAATTGATCGGAGGTGGACAGGGGGCGCGGGTGACGACCCACGGAGAGTTCGTCCAGATCCTCGGCAAGGCCCTGACCGATCCAAGCCGACCCTATGTGATCAATGTCCTGCTCGACCCGGCCGACCGCTCCCCCGCCATGACCAGACTGGCTCGACGGTTGGCCAAACGCCTCTCCACCGACCGGCCGTAG
- a CDS encoding glucosyl-3-phosphoglycerate synthase: MSDFHQNGLVTVLHRLGAPNLDQLEKELHRHAASNPIALVLPSLYSELENPALKHIVEVLKDIRYVNEIVISLDRASALEFRLAKQFFAVLPQRVRIVWNDGTRIQDILKLLAHNEIDTGLQGKGRGCWMAFGYVLARGESNVIALHDCDILSYNREYLARLCYPIVNTNLGYEFCKGYYSRVTNRLHGRVTRLYLTPLIRSLQQVAGSHPLLTFLDSFRYPLAGEFAMVRDLAWINRIPGDWGLEVGVLSEIYRNCALRRICQADIADAYEHKHQGLSADNADQGLQKMCVDITKSLFRNLASEGVVLSEAVLKALRATYLQTAQEAITRYQNDAAINSLQFDRHEERMAVEVFLKGMKIATETFLDDPLGVPMISNWSRVTGAIPDIFERLIDAVERDHEWDPVGNRV, translated from the coding sequence ATGTCGGATTTTCATCAGAACGGACTCGTCACGGTGCTGCACCGGCTCGGCGCGCCCAATCTCGACCAACTGGAAAAGGAACTGCACCGGCATGCGGCATCGAACCCGATCGCCCTCGTTCTCCCTTCACTCTATTCGGAACTCGAAAACCCCGCCCTCAAACACATCGTGGAGGTCTTGAAGGACATCCGCTATGTCAATGAAATCGTGATCTCGTTGGATCGGGCGTCGGCCCTGGAGTTTCGACTGGCCAAACAGTTCTTCGCCGTGCTGCCGCAGCGGGTCCGGATCGTATGGAACGACGGAACGCGTATCCAGGACATCCTCAAGTTGCTGGCCCACAATGAAATCGATACGGGTCTGCAGGGCAAGGGCCGCGGCTGCTGGATGGCCTTCGGCTATGTGTTGGCGCGCGGAGAAAGCAATGTCATTGCCCTCCACGACTGTGACATCCTCAGCTACAATCGAGAATACCTCGCCAGGCTCTGTTATCCGATCGTCAACACCAACCTCGGTTATGAATTCTGCAAGGGATACTACAGCCGCGTTACGAATCGCCTGCACGGCCGGGTGACGCGGCTGTACCTCACGCCGCTGATCCGGAGCCTCCAGCAGGTGGCCGGCTCGCATCCATTGCTGACGTTCCTGGATAGTTTCCGCTATCCCTTGGCGGGCGAGTTCGCCATGGTGCGGGATTTGGCCTGGATCAACCGCATTCCCGGCGACTGGGGGCTCGAAGTGGGCGTCCTGTCGGAGATCTATCGCAACTGTGCGCTCAGACGGATTTGCCAGGCCGATATCGCCGATGCCTACGAACATAAACATCAGGGCCTGTCGGCGGACAACGCCGATCAGGGGCTGCAGAAGATGTGTGTGGATATCACGAAGTCCCTCTTCCGAAACCTGGCGAGCGAAGGTGTGGTGCTGTCGGAGGCGGTCCTGAAGGCTTTGCGGGCGACCTATCTGCAGACGGCCCAGGAGGCCATCACCCGTTATCAGAACGATGCCGCCATCAACAGCTTGCAGTTCGACCGGCATGAAGAACGGATGGCGGTCGAGGTGTTTCTCAAGGGCATGAAGATCGCTACGGAGACATTTCTCGACGACCCGCTCGGGGTGCCGATGATCTCGAATTGGAGCCGGGTCACAGGTGCGATTCCTGATATTTTTGAACGTTTGATCGATGCGGTGGAACGCGACCACGAGTGGGACCCGGTCGGAAATCGCGTCTAG
- a CDS encoding Pyrroline-5-carboxylate reductase: MLRGKRIAFIGGGNMAEALVAGVLRKGLTTPEHVAVGDPQSSRRELLAVRFGVATGADNRLVARGADLLVLCVEPQVLDGVLRELAPIIEGLPLLISVAAGYPLSRIQTHLKQATRLVRAMPNTPSTIGEGVTALSFAAGSSSEDRQLAESLFDAVGKVVVVEERLMDAVTGLSGGGPAYVFAMVEALADGGVLMGLPRATAQLLAAQTLAGAARMVLEQAVHPGLLKDRVASPGGTTIAGLRRLEEGRLRAALMSAVEAATRRSQELGQTEDHHL, from the coding sequence ATGCTGAGGGGAAAACGGATCGCCTTCATCGGCGGCGGCAACATGGCCGAGGCGCTGGTGGCCGGTGTGTTGCGCAAGGGCCTGACGACTCCGGAGCACGTCGCCGTCGGCGACCCCCAATCGTCTCGGCGGGAGTTGCTGGCCGTACGATTCGGGGTCGCGACCGGCGCCGACAATCGCCTCGTGGCGCGAGGGGCCGACCTCCTCGTGCTCTGCGTCGAGCCGCAGGTGCTCGATGGGGTGCTGCGCGAACTGGCGCCGATCATCGAGGGGCTACCCCTGCTGATCTCCGTCGCGGCAGGCTATCCCCTGTCCCGCATACAGACTCACCTCAAGCAAGCGACCAGATTGGTTCGCGCTATGCCCAACACTCCTTCGACGATCGGTGAAGGGGTAACGGCGCTGAGTTTCGCGGCAGGCTCGTCCTCCGAGGACCGGCAGCTCGCCGAAAGCCTGTTTGACGCGGTCGGCAAGGTGGTGGTTGTGGAAGAACGGCTGATGGATGCCGTCACCGGCTTGAGCGGGGGCGGTCCTGCCTATGTGTTCGCCATGGTCGAGGCCTTGGCGGACGGGGGAGTGTTGATGGGGCTGCCGCGGGCGACCGCACAACTCCTGGCGGCGCAAACTCTGGCCGGAGCCGCGCGCATGGTGCTCGAACAGGCTGTACATCCGGGCCTGCTCAAGGATCGCGTCGCCTCGCCCGGAGGCACTACGATCGCCGGTCTTCGCCGTCTGGAGGAGGGGCGACTGCGCGCAGCCTTGATGTCGGCCGTGGAAGCGGCCACGCGGCGATCACAGGAGCTGGGTCAGACGGAAGACCATCATCTCTAA
- a CDS encoding caspase family protein, with translation MRAHSPDRSYRTLVLFVFLSAVVTLGGLSVVYAQMGKPEGLYYKSWAVVIGIENYLVAPKVPGALESAHAMATALRDLGFDEVIELQDKDANSKRLLQILTDYLPRKVGRQDRVVLFFAGHAGIAQDAQSKELGYVVPWDAQFNNTAKAVTFDHLKEFSRRSASKHMLLLFDANVRGWEVTAPQQLSLEGRLSPEDDTEKRAVQVLTAAEKNEIVAHMPGPSPFVTAVVAGMKGAADLNKNGWVMASELAAQVRRDVEASTKGAQHPQFVQLEGDGDVILVEGRKALFQLGSEPTNEADRAKAARAQYEQAFALLQQQKSAEEALERLNRAIAYDPSFGDAYVLKSYVRLEVLPNLEESMAAARAAVQYAPQNPDSHYSLALVFEKQGRYQDAEQAMQQALAVNPAYADVYFSLGVLYADYLNEPQKSVDAFRRYLELGGQSERATRAVQGSSPPAEKQGP, from the coding sequence ATGCGCGCTCACTCACCAGACCGTTCGTACAGAACCCTCGTCCTCTTCGTCTTCCTGTCTGCCGTTGTCACTCTCGGAGGCCTGTCCGTCGTCTACGCGCAGATGGGCAAACCGGAGGGACTCTACTACAAGTCTTGGGCGGTGGTGATCGGGATCGAAAACTACCTCGTCGCGCCGAAGGTGCCCGGTGCGTTGGAGAGCGCGCATGCGATGGCCACGGCCTTGCGGGATCTCGGGTTCGATGAAGTGATCGAACTCCAGGACAAAGACGCCAATTCCAAGCGGTTGCTGCAAATCCTCACCGACTATTTGCCGCGCAAGGTCGGACGGCAAGATCGCGTGGTGCTGTTCTTTGCGGGGCATGCGGGAATCGCACAGGACGCCCAATCCAAGGAACTGGGCTACGTGGTTCCCTGGGATGCTCAGTTCAACAATACGGCCAAAGCCGTCACGTTCGATCACCTGAAAGAATTCAGCCGACGCTCCGCCTCCAAACACATGCTGCTGCTGTTCGACGCCAATGTGCGGGGCTGGGAGGTGACGGCGCCGCAGCAATTGTCCCTCGAAGGCCGGCTGTCCCCGGAAGACGACACGGAAAAGCGCGCCGTACAGGTCCTGACCGCCGCTGAAAAGAATGAAATCGTCGCCCACATGCCCGGACCGAGTCCGTTCGTAACGGCGGTGGTGGCCGGAATGAAAGGGGCCGCCGACCTCAACAAGAACGGGTGGGTGATGGCCAGCGAATTGGCCGCGCAAGTGAGGCGGGACGTGGAGGCCTCCACCAAGGGGGCGCAGCACCCGCAGTTCGTGCAGTTGGAGGGAGACGGGGACGTCATTCTCGTCGAAGGACGGAAAGCGCTGTTTCAACTCGGAAGCGAACCGACGAATGAAGCGGATCGCGCCAAGGCGGCTCGCGCCCAATATGAACAGGCCTTTGCCTTACTGCAGCAACAGAAGTCGGCCGAAGAAGCCTTGGAGCGTCTCAATCGCGCGATTGCTTACGATCCCTCCTTCGGGGACGCCTATGTCTTGAAAAGTTATGTCCGGCTGGAAGTGCTGCCGAACCTCGAGGAATCGATGGCGGCGGCGCGCGCCGCCGTGCAATATGCGCCTCAGAACCCCGATTCGCACTACTCCCTCGCGCTCGTGTTCGAGAAGCAGGGGCGCTATCAGGATGCCGAGCAGGCCATGCAGCAGGCGCTGGCCGTCAATCCGGCCTATGCGGATGTCTATTTTTCTCTCGGCGTCCTCTATGCCGACTACTTGAACGAACCGCAAAAGTCGGTCGACGCCTTTCGACGGTACCTCGAATTGGGTGGGCAGAGCGAGCGCGCGACCCGTGCCGTCCAAGGCAGCAGTCCCCCGGCCGAGAAACAGGGGCCTTAG
- a CDS encoding Acetyl-CoA synthetase, which produces MDEKIDTLLKESRVIQPTDRTKAAAHIQDYDRAYKASIADPEGFWSGVAKELDWFSPWNRVLEWNYPWAKWFVGATCNISYNCLDRHANTWRRNKVAVMWVGENGEERVFTYGELLRQVNRCANALKALSLKKGDRVTIYLPKIPEQVVAMLACARIGVIHSVVYSGFSAPALASRIQDAEARVVITADVGYDRGKTINLKGVVDDAVRTCPTVEKVVVVRREKLGIALTAPKEIDWTDWLKDQQASCEAERLDSETPLYILYTSGTTGKPKGVVHVHGGYMVGTYITTKYVFDLKEEDVYFCVADPGWVTGHSYIVYGPLLNGATILMAEGKPDYPNPGRWWDLIERYGVSIFYTTPTAIRLLMKYGEDWPKKYDLSTLRILGSVGEPINPEAWEWFYRVTGSDKPIMDTWWQTETGSILVTPLPSVPLKPGSATRPFLGIEADVVDREGKSLPSNAGGFAVIKKPWPSMMRTIYKDPDRYKVYWNTIPNCYTAGDVCRKDHDGYLWFMGRADDVIKVAGNRIGTAEVESALVSHDAVAEAAVIGKPHKTAGEAIKAFVILKQGYQDSKELIQSLKDHVLKELGKIAVPQEIDIVPSLPKTRSGKIMRRVLKAKELGQDVGDISTIED; this is translated from the coding sequence ATGGACGAGAAGATCGATACCCTGTTGAAAGAAAGCCGCGTCATTCAACCGACCGATCGGACGAAGGCAGCGGCGCATATTCAGGATTACGACCGGGCCTACAAGGCCTCCATCGCCGATCCGGAAGGGTTCTGGAGCGGTGTGGCGAAGGAATTGGACTGGTTTTCGCCCTGGAACCGGGTGCTCGAATGGAACTATCCCTGGGCGAAATGGTTCGTGGGCGCGACCTGCAATATCTCCTACAACTGCCTGGATCGCCACGCGAATACCTGGCGTCGCAACAAGGTCGCGGTCATGTGGGTGGGCGAGAACGGCGAGGAACGCGTCTTCACCTACGGGGAATTGTTGCGCCAGGTCAATCGTTGCGCCAACGCACTCAAGGCACTGAGCCTCAAGAAAGGCGATCGGGTCACGATTTACCTGCCGAAGATTCCCGAACAGGTCGTCGCCATGCTGGCCTGCGCCCGCATCGGGGTCATTCACAGCGTGGTGTATTCCGGCTTCAGCGCCCCGGCCCTCGCGAGCCGTATTCAGGATGCGGAGGCGCGTGTCGTGATCACCGCCGATGTGGGCTATGATCGCGGGAAAACGATCAACCTCAAGGGCGTCGTCGATGATGCCGTACGGACCTGTCCCACCGTGGAGAAGGTCGTGGTGGTACGGCGGGAAAAACTCGGCATCGCGCTGACGGCGCCGAAAGAGATCGATTGGACCGATTGGTTGAAGGACCAACAGGCGTCGTGCGAGGCGGAACGGCTCGATTCGGAAACTCCGCTCTACATTCTCTACACCTCGGGAACCACCGGTAAACCCAAGGGCGTCGTGCATGTCCACGGCGGGTACATGGTTGGGACCTACATCACGACCAAGTACGTGTTCGACCTCAAGGAAGAGGATGTCTATTTCTGCGTGGCCGACCCAGGCTGGGTCACGGGGCACAGTTACATCGTCTATGGCCCGCTGCTGAACGGGGCGACGATCCTCATGGCCGAAGGCAAGCCCGACTATCCCAACCCCGGCCGCTGGTGGGACCTCATCGAACGATACGGCGTCTCGATTTTCTACACGACGCCGACGGCGATCCGATTGTTGATGAAGTACGGCGAAGACTGGCCGAAGAAATACGACCTCTCCACCTTACGTATCCTCGGCAGCGTCGGGGAACCGATCAATCCGGAAGCCTGGGAATGGTTCTACCGCGTCACCGGCAGCGACAAGCCCATCATGGATACCTGGTGGCAGACGGAAACCGGGTCGATTCTCGTCACCCCCCTCCCCTCCGTGCCGCTTAAGCCTGGCTCTGCGACGAGACCCTTTCTCGGCATCGAAGCCGATGTGGTGGACCGAGAGGGCAAGAGTCTGCCGAGCAACGCCGGCGGGTTTGCCGTGATCAAGAAGCCCTGGCCTTCCATGATGCGGACGATCTACAAAGACCCCGATCGCTACAAGGTCTACTGGAACACCATCCCCAACTGTTACACGGCCGGCGATGTCTGCCGGAAGGACCACGACGGCTACCTCTGGTTCATGGGCCGCGCAGACGATGTGATCAAGGTGGCCGGCAACCGCATCGGAACGGCGGAGGTCGAAAGCGCGTTGGTCAGCCATGACGCCGTGGCCGAGGCAGCGGTCATCGGCAAACCGCACAAGACGGCCGGCGAGGCGATCAAGGCCTTTGTCATCTTGAAGCAGGGCTACCAGGACTCGAAGGAATTGATTCAGTCGTTGAAGGATCACGTCTTGAAAGAATTGGGGAAGATCGCCGTCCCCCAGGAAATCGACATCGTGCCCTCGTTGCCGAAAACGCGCTCCGGCAAGATCATGCGGCGGGTGCTCAAGGCCAAGGAATTGGGACAGGACGTCGGCGACATTTCGACCATCGAAGACTAA
- a CDS encoding Mobile element protein, translating to MAKRVTHSRAAAWEVSDAFWQRVEPLIPARRRARAKPYVRKPGGGRKPKEARLVFEGIVYVLRTGCQWKALPTERFGSASAIHKRFLEWQNAGLFAALWQAGLAEYDDVEGIAWRWQSIDGAMMKAPLAQEAVGPNPTDRGKKWKQAPPAGGRSWRPAVDHRDRGKPA from the coding sequence ATGGCGAAACGTGTGACGCACAGCAGGGCGGCAGCATGGGAAGTGTCGGACGCGTTTTGGCAACGGGTCGAACCCTTGATCCCCGCGCGCCGGCGTGCGAGGGCCAAGCCCTACGTGCGCAAACCCGGGGGTGGGCGCAAACCCAAGGAGGCGCGCCTGGTGTTCGAGGGCATCGTCTACGTGTTGCGCACGGGCTGTCAGTGGAAGGCGTTGCCGACCGAGCGCTTTGGGAGCGCGAGCGCCATTCACAAGCGCTTTCTCGAGTGGCAGAACGCCGGCCTGTTCGCAGCCCTCTGGCAGGCCGGGCTGGCGGAGTATGACGACGTGGAAGGCATCGCGTGGCGCTGGCAGAGTATCGACGGGGCCATGATGAAAGCGCCGCTGGCTCAGGAAGCGGTCGGGCCGAACCCGACGGATCGGGGAAAAAAATGGAAGCAAGCGCCACCTGCTGGTGGACGATCGTGGCGTCCCGCTGTCGATCATCGTGACCGCGGCAAACCGGCATGA